The region CCGGAAGAGCAAAAGGCGATGACTACAGCGATTGAGTATCCGTCCGCGTCCGCGAAGGCGCGCTACGTGCGCGTCTCGGCCACCAAGGCCCGCCGCGTCATCGACCTGGTCCGCGGCAAGAGCGTCGAGGAGGCCCTCGACATCCTGCGGTGGGCGCCGCAGTCGGCCAGCGAGCCGGTCGCCAAGGTGATCGCCAGCGCCGCGGCCAACGCGCAGAACAACGAGGGGCTCGACCCGGCCACGCTGGTCGTCGCGACGGTCTACGCCGACGAGGGCCCCACCGCCAAGCGCATCCGGCCGCGCGCGCAGGGCCGCGCCTACCGGATCCGCAAGCGCACCAGCCACATCACCGTGATCGTCGAGAGCCGACCGAGCCGGTCCGACCGCGGGGGCCGGCAGGGCTCCGCGTCGTCCTCGCGCGCGCGTCGCGCCCAGGCCAGTAAAGCCGCCGCGAAGAAGGCGGCACCCGCGAAGAAGGCTGCTGCAGCCGATGTGAAGGAGGGCTCGGAGTAGTGGGCCAGAAAATCAACCCGCACGGCTTCCGGCTCGGCATCACCACCGACTGGAAGTCGCGGTGGTACGCCGACAAGCAGTACGCCGACTACATCAAGGAAGATGTGGCCATCCGCAAGCTGCTGGCCACCGGCCTGGAGCGGGCCGGCATCGCCGACGTGGAGATCGAGCGCACGCGTGACCGCGTTCGCGTGGACATCCACACCGCCCGTCCCGGCATCGTGATCGGCCGCCGCGGCACCGAGGCCGACCGTATCCGCGCCGACCTGGAGAAGCTGACCAAGAAGCAGGTCCAGCTCAACATCCTCGAGGTGAAGAACCCCGAGAGCCAGGCACAGCTGGTGGCCCAGGGCGTGGCCGAGCAGCTCAGCAACCGTGTGGCGTTCCGCCGCGCGATGCGCAAGGCGATCCAGTCGGCGATGCGCCAGCCCAACGTCAAGGGCATCCGGGTGCAGTGCTCGGGGCGCCTCGGCGGCGCCGAGATGAGCCGCTCGGAGTTCTACCGCGAGGGTCGCGTTCCGCTGCACACGCTGCGTGCGGACATCGACTACGGCCTCTACGAGGCGAAGACCACCTTCGGCCGCATCGGTGTGAAGGTGTGGATCTACAAGGGCGACATCGTCGGTGGCAAGCGTGAGCTGGCCGCCGCCGCACCCGCGTCGGACCGGCCGCGTCGCGAGCGTCCGTCGGGCACCCGGCCGCGCCGCAGCGGGGCATCGGGCACCACGGCGACGAGTACCGACGCCGGTCGCGCCGCCAGCGAGAGCCCAGCAGAAGCGCCCGCGATCGCCGAGGCGACCCAGGGCACCGAGGCCGCAGCGGGCACTTCGGCTGAGACGACAGAGAATTCCGGGAGCTAGTCATGTTGATTCCCCGCAAGGTCAAGCACCGCAAGCAGCACCACCCGCGGCAGCGCGGCGTCGCCAGCGGCGGCACGTCGGTCAGCTTCGGTGACTACGGCATCCAGGCCCTGGAGCACGCCTACATCACCAACCGGCAGATCGAGTCCGCTCGTATCGCCATCAACCGGCACATCAAGCGTGGCGGCAAGGTGTGGATCAACATCTTCCCGGACCGCCCGCTGACCAAGAAGCCCGCCGAGACCCGCATGGGTTCGGGTAAGGGTTCGCCGGAATGGTGGGTCGCCAACGTCAAGCCCGGACGCGTGCTGTTCGAGCTGAGTTACCCCAATGAGGAGATCGCCCGCGCCGCCCTGACGCGTGCGATCCACAAGCTGCCGATCAAGGCACGCATCGTCACCAGAGAGGAGCAGTTCTGATGGCAGTCGGAACAACGCCAGGCGAACTGCGCGAGCTCACCGACGAGGAACTGACCGACAAGCTGCGCGAGTCGAAGGAAGAGCTGTTCAACCTGCGCTTCCAGATGGCCACCGGGCAGCTTGCCAACAACCGCCGGCTCCGTGTGGTCCGGCAGGAGATCGCGCGCGTGTACACCGTGCTGCGCGAACGTGAGTTGGGTCTGGCCGCCGGACCCGGAGGTGAGGATTCGTAATGGCAGACACCCAGGCCGGCCAGAAGGGCCAGAAGCACACCCCGCGCACCGAGAAGCCGCGCGGCCGTCGTAAGACGGCGATCGGCTACGTCGTGTCGGACAAGATGCAGAAGACCATCGTGGTCGAGCTCGAGTCCCGCAAGAGCCACCCGTTGTACGGCAAGATCATTCGCACCACGACGAAGGTCAAGGCGCACGACGAGAACTCCGAGGCCGGTGTCGGCGACCGCGTGTCGCTGATGGAGACCCGCCCGTTGTCGGCGACCAAGCGCTGGCGGCTGGTCGAGGTTCTCGAGAAGGCCAAGTAGCCTCAGGCCGCAATTCGGTTTCACGAGCAAGCCCCCGCATGCCTTTTCAGGCGGCGGGGGCTTTCTCGGGTGTACTCTCCGGGCGACTGAGAACCACGTCGACGGGACGGCAGCATGGCAACGGAGTTCAACGGCAAGATCGAGGTCGACATCCGCGATTCCGAGCCGGACTGGGGCCCGTACGCGGCTCCGACCGCGCAGCCGGACGCCCCCAATGTGCTGTATCTGGTGTGGGACGACACCGGGATCGCCACCTGGGACTGCTTCGGCGGGCTCGTGGAGATGCCGGCGATGAGCCGCATCGCCGAACGCGGAGTGCGGCTTTCACAGTTCCACACCACGGCGCTGTGTTCCCCGACGCGGGCGTCGCTGCTCACTGGACGCAACGCCACGACGGTCGGCATGGCGACCATCGAAGAGTTCACCGACGGCTTCCCGAACTGCAACGGGCGCATTCCCTATGACTCGGCGCTGCTGTCGGAGGTACTGGCCGAGAACGGCTACAACACCTACTGCGTCGGCAAGTGGCACCTGACGCCGCTGGAGGAGACGAACCTGGCGGCGACGAAACGGCACTGGCCGTTGTCGCGCGGATTCGAGCGGTTCTACGGGTTCATGGGCGGCGAGACCGACCAGTGGTATCCGGACCTGGTCTACGACAACCACCCCGTGTCGCCGCCGGCGACCCCGCAGGAGGGCTACCACCTGTCGAAGGACCTCGCGGACAAGACGATCGAGTTCATCCGCGACTCCAAGGTGATCGCGCCGGACAAGCCGTGGTTCTCCTATGTCTGCCCCGGCGCCGGCCACGCACCCCACCATGTCTTCAAGGAATGGGCGGACCGGTATGCCGGTGTCTTCGACATGGGCTACGAGCGCTACCGCGAGATCGTGCTGGAGAACCAGAAGCGTCTCGGCATCGTGCCGGCCGACACCGAGCTGTCTCCCATCAACCCGTACTCGGATGTGTTGGGTCCCAACGGCGAAGCGTGGCCCACCCAGGACAGCGTGCGGCCGTGGGAGTCACTGTCCGACGACGAGAAGCGGCTGTTCTGCCGGATGGCCGAGGTGTTCGCCGGGTTCCTGTCCTACACCGATGCCCAGATCGGGCGCGTGCTGGACTATCTGGAGGAG is a window of Mycolicibacterium chubuense NBB4 DNA encoding:
- the rplV gene encoding 50S ribosomal protein L22; amino-acid sequence: MTTAIEYPSASAKARYVRVSATKARRVIDLVRGKSVEEALDILRWAPQSASEPVAKVIASAAANAQNNEGLDPATLVVATVYADEGPTAKRIRPRAQGRAYRIRKRTSHITVIVESRPSRSDRGGRQGSASSSRARRAQASKAAAKKAAPAKKAAAADVKEGSE
- the rpsC gene encoding 30S ribosomal protein S3, producing the protein MGQKINPHGFRLGITTDWKSRWYADKQYADYIKEDVAIRKLLATGLERAGIADVEIERTRDRVRVDIHTARPGIVIGRRGTEADRIRADLEKLTKKQVQLNILEVKNPESQAQLVAQGVAEQLSNRVAFRRAMRKAIQSAMRQPNVKGIRVQCSGRLGGAEMSRSEFYREGRVPLHTLRADIDYGLYEAKTTFGRIGVKVWIYKGDIVGGKRELAAAAPASDRPRRERPSGTRPRRSGASGTTATSTDAGRAASESPAEAPAIAEATQGTEAAAGTSAETTENSGS
- the rplP gene encoding 50S ribosomal protein L16 codes for the protein MLIPRKVKHRKQHHPRQRGVASGGTSVSFGDYGIQALEHAYITNRQIESARIAINRHIKRGGKVWINIFPDRPLTKKPAETRMGSGKGSPEWWVANVKPGRVLFELSYPNEEIARAALTRAIHKLPIKARIVTREEQF
- the rpmC gene encoding 50S ribosomal protein L29, producing the protein MAVGTTPGELRELTDEELTDKLRESKEELFNLRFQMATGQLANNRRLRVVRQEIARVYTVLRERELGLAAGPGGEDS
- the rpsQ gene encoding 30S ribosomal protein S17, which gives rise to MADTQAGQKGQKHTPRTEKPRGRRKTAIGYVVSDKMQKTIVVELESRKSHPLYGKIIRTTTKVKAHDENSEAGVGDRVSLMETRPLSATKRWRLVEVLEKAK